From the genome of Streptomyces sp. NBC_01317, one region includes:
- a CDS encoding GNAT family N-acetyltransferase has translation MSLEVRTVTEAEFPDWHRALNTGFLRPPVSADDVVASRRATADLTRTLGAFDEGRCVATFRSFTQELTVVGGATLTADAISNVTVSPTHRRRGLLGRMMGADLAAAKERGDAVATLIAAEYPIYGRFGFGPATWITEWAIDVARTGLDPHRSGPDDGGRIDLVDIADVRKIGPELHDRFRVTQPGAIDRDERWWRRETGLDPWVVPQTESYYAVYRSATGEVEGMVRYSADGVWGDAKTPLSTASVQGLIALTPAAERALWQFVCSIDWVATVKTGHRAPDDLVTRFLPDPRAARVVTHADFLWVRILDVVRALEARTYAAPGTLVLEVLDIANLASGRFRLDASPTGAVCAPTTESPDVVLDVRELGALYLGDESAATLAALGTLTEETTDAAARTDLLFHTPRRPWCPDVF, from the coding sequence ATGAGCCTTGAGGTCCGCACCGTCACCGAAGCCGAGTTTCCCGACTGGCACCGCGCCCTGAACACCGGATTCCTGCGGCCGCCCGTCTCGGCGGACGACGTCGTGGCGTCGCGACGGGCCACCGCCGACCTGACCCGCACGCTGGGCGCCTTCGACGAGGGCCGCTGCGTCGCCACGTTCCGGTCGTTCACACAGGAGCTGACGGTCGTGGGCGGCGCCACGCTCACGGCCGACGCGATCTCGAACGTGACCGTCTCCCCCACCCACCGCAGGCGCGGACTGCTCGGCCGGATGATGGGCGCGGACCTGGCGGCGGCGAAGGAGCGCGGCGACGCGGTGGCCACGCTGATCGCGGCGGAGTACCCGATCTACGGGCGGTTCGGCTTCGGCCCTGCCACGTGGATCACCGAGTGGGCGATCGACGTGGCGCGTACGGGACTCGACCCCCACAGGTCCGGCCCGGACGACGGCGGCAGGATCGACCTGGTCGACATCGCCGACGTACGGAAGATCGGCCCCGAACTCCACGACCGGTTCCGGGTCACGCAGCCGGGCGCGATCGACCGCGACGAGCGCTGGTGGCGCAGGGAGACGGGCCTGGACCCCTGGGTCGTGCCCCAGACCGAGTCGTACTACGCGGTGTACCGCTCGGCCACGGGCGAAGTGGAAGGCATGGTCCGGTATTCCGCGGACGGCGTATGGGGAGACGCCAAGACGCCGCTGAGCACCGCGTCGGTGCAGGGCCTGATCGCGCTGACGCCGGCGGCGGAGCGCGCGCTGTGGCAGTTCGTCTGCTCCATAGACTGGGTGGCGACGGTGAAGACGGGCCACCGCGCCCCGGACGACCTGGTGACCCGCTTCCTGCCGGACCCCCGGGCGGCGCGCGTCGTCACGCACGCCGACTTCCTGTGGGTACGGATTCTCGACGTCGTACGCGCCCTGGAGGCCCGCACGTACGCGGCCCCCGGCACGCTGGTCCTGGAAGTCCTGGACATCGCGAACCTGGCCTCCGGCCGCTTCCGCCTGGACGCCTCCCCGACGGGCGCGGTGTGCGCGCCGACCACGGAGTCGCCGGATGTGGTGCTGGACGTACGGGAGTTGGGCGCGCTGTACCTGGGAGACGAATCGGCGGCGACACTGGCGGCGCTGGGCACCCTGACGGAGGAAACCACAGACGCCGCCGCCCGGACGGACCTCCTCTTCCACACGCCACGACGCCCTTGGTGCCCGGACGTCTTCTGA
- the dtd gene encoding D-aminoacyl-tRNA deacylase, with the protein MRAVVQRVDGAKVSVVTDAGTETVGEIIGEGLCVLVGVTHEDTAEKAGQLARKLWSMRILEGEKSCSDVNAPLLVISQFTLYGDARKGRRPTWNAAAPGPVAEPLVDEVVARLRELGATVETGRFGADMRVSLTNHGPFTVQLEM; encoded by the coding sequence ATGCGAGCGGTGGTGCAGAGGGTCGACGGCGCGAAGGTCTCCGTGGTGACGGACGCGGGGACGGAAACCGTGGGCGAGATCATCGGTGAAGGCCTGTGTGTGCTGGTCGGAGTCACCCACGAGGACACGGCGGAGAAGGCGGGACAACTCGCCCGCAAGCTCTGGTCGATGCGGATTCTGGAGGGCGAGAAGTCCTGTTCGGACGTGAACGCCCCGCTCCTGGTGATTTCGCAGTTCACTCTCTACGGGGACGCCCGCAAGGGCCGCCGCCCGACCTGGAACGCCGCCGCGCCGGGACCGGTGGCCGAGCCGCTGGTCGACGAGGTGGTGGCGCGGCTGCGTGAGCTGGGGGCGACGGTGGAGACGGGCCGGTTCGGGGCGGACATGCGGGTCTCGCTGACGAATCACGGCCCGTTCACGGTGCAGCTGGAGATGTGA
- a CDS encoding translation factor GTPase family protein, with protein MSTLNLGILAHVDAGKTSLTERLLHNAGVIDEIGSVDDGSTQTDSLALERQRGITIKSAVVSFAVDDVTVNLIDTPGHPDFIAEVERVLSVLDGAVLVVSAVEGVQAQTRVLMRTLRRLRIPTLVFVNKIDRRGAGYERVLRALAEKLTPAVVPMGSASGLGTRASAFVPYGPGDAAFTDRLADVIADHDDAFLAAYVDEEAPISYGRLRDGLAAQVRRGLVHPVYFGSAVDGVGVDALTAGIRELLPPAGGDPDGPVAGTVFKVERGPAGEKIAYVRLFSGTVRVRDRLRFGRVGGRAGGAADEEGKVTAISVFEQGAAERRDEVVAGRIGKFWGLGEVRIGDSVGDPDDDLGDDLGGGLGGGLGPDHFFAPPALESVVVPTRPADKGALHVALGQLAEQDPLINLRQDDVRQEVLVSLYGEVQKEVIQATLADDFGIDVAFRETTTVCIERPLATGEAVEIKGKEINPFLATIGLRVDPAPVNSGVEFRREIELGSLPFSFIRAIEETVHDTLRQGLYGWQVTDCVVTLTRSGYSPRQSHAHAVFDKSMSSTSGDFRNLTPLVLVAALRESGCGVYEPMHRFELEIPADAFGPIMPVLTNLGAVPYAPETRGPVCLLSGAIPAARVHELERRLPTLTHGEGVLECAFDHYRPVQGAIPVRSRADHNPLDRKEYLLKVVRRAGGSH; from the coding sequence GTGAGTACGCTGAACCTGGGAATTCTGGCGCACGTCGACGCCGGTAAGACGAGCCTGACCGAGCGGCTGCTGCACAACGCCGGTGTCATCGACGAGATCGGCAGTGTCGACGACGGCAGTACCCAGACCGATTCGCTGGCGCTCGAACGGCAGCGCGGCATCACGATCAAGTCCGCCGTCGTCTCGTTCGCCGTCGATGACGTCACCGTCAATCTGATCGACACCCCCGGCCACCCGGATTTCATCGCCGAGGTGGAGCGGGTGCTGAGTGTCCTCGACGGCGCGGTGCTGGTCGTGTCGGCCGTGGAGGGGGTGCAGGCGCAGACTCGGGTGCTCATGCGGACGCTGCGGCGGTTGCGTATTCCCACGCTTGTCTTCGTCAACAAGATCGACCGCCGGGGCGCGGGGTACGAGCGTGTCCTGCGCGCCCTCGCCGAGAAGCTGACCCCCGCTGTCGTCCCGATGGGCAGCGCGAGCGGCCTCGGCACGCGGGCCTCCGCCTTCGTCCCGTACGGGCCCGGCGACGCGGCCTTCACGGACCGGCTGGCCGATGTGATCGCCGACCACGACGACGCCTTCCTCGCCGCGTACGTGGACGAGGAGGCGCCGATCTCGTACGGGCGGCTCAGGGACGGACTCGCGGCGCAGGTCAGGCGGGGTCTCGTACACCCGGTGTACTTCGGGTCCGCCGTCGACGGCGTCGGTGTGGACGCGCTGACCGCCGGTATCAGGGAGTTGCTGCCACCGGCCGGCGGCGACCCGGACGGTCCGGTGGCGGGCACGGTCTTCAAGGTCGAGCGGGGGCCCGCCGGGGAGAAGATCGCATACGTACGCCTCTTCTCCGGGACGGTGCGTGTGCGCGACCGGCTGCGTTTCGGGCGAGTCGGCGGGCGGGCCGGCGGCGCGGCGGACGAGGAGGGCAAGGTCACCGCGATCAGCGTCTTCGAGCAGGGCGCGGCCGAACGCCGGGACGAGGTGGTCGCCGGGCGGATCGGGAAGTTCTGGGGGCTCGGTGAGGTCCGGATCGGTGACTCCGTCGGGGATCCGGACGACGACCTCGGCGACGACCTCGGCGGCGGCCTCGGCGGCGGCCTCGGCCCCGACCACTTCTTCGCACCGCCCGCACTCGAATCCGTCGTCGTGCCCACCCGCCCCGCCGACAAAGGCGCGTTGCACGTCGCGCTCGGCCAACTCGCCGAGCAGGACCCCCTGATCAACCTCCGGCAGGACGACGTACGCCAGGAAGTCCTCGTCTCGCTCTACGGCGAGGTGCAGAAAGAAGTCATTCAGGCCACTCTCGCCGACGACTTCGGTATTGATGTCGCATTCCGCGAGACGACCACCGTCTGTATCGAACGACCCCTCGCGACGGGCGAGGCGGTCGAGATCAAGGGAAAGGAGATCAACCCCTTTCTCGCCACCATCGGACTGCGCGTGGACCCCGCGCCGGTCAATTCCGGGGTGGAATTCCGGCGGGAGATCGAGCTGGGATCCCTGCCGTTCTCGTTCATCAGGGCGATCGAGGAGACCGTCCACGACACCCTCCGGCAGGGCTTGTACGGATGGCAGGTCACCGACTGCGTGGTCACCCTGACCAGGTCCGGCTACTCCCCGCGCCAGAGCCACGCCCACGCCGTCTTCGACAAGAGCATGTCGAGCACGTCGGGGGACTTCCGTAACCTGACCCCGCTGGTCCTGGTCGCCGCGCTGCGGGAGTCGGGATGCGGGGTGTACGAGCCGATGCACCGCTTCGAACTCGAAATCCCCGCCGACGCGTTCGGGCCGATCATGCCCGTCCTGACGAACCTCGGGGCCGTACCGTACGCGCCGGAGACGCGGGGCCCGGTGTGCCTGCTGTCGGGTGCGATCCCGGCGGCCCGGGTCCACGAGCTGGAACGGCGACTGCCCACCCTCACGCACGGCGAGGGCGTGCTGGAGTGCGCCTTCGACCACTACCGGCCGGTCCAGGGGGCGATCCCCGTACGGTCGCGGGCGGACCACAACCCGCTGGACCGCAAGGAATATCTGCTGAAGGTCGTACGGCGGGCGGGCGGGAGCCACTGA
- the ygfZ gene encoding CAF17-like 4Fe-4S cluster assembly/insertion protein YgfZ, with amino-acid sequence MKSPLLFLPGAVAAEGSDEEVAAHYGDLFREQRALADGTGLVDLSHRGIVAITGDDRLAWLHLLLTQHVSELAPGEATEALVLSANGHIEHALYLVDDGTTTWTHVEPGTREALVAYLESMKFFYRVEVVDRTDDIALVHLPAGSIAEVPDGTPVRETAYGRDLFLPRADLEAYAAAHGPLAGILAYEALRVENHRPRLGFETDHRTIPHELGWIGSAVHLQKGCYRGQETVARVQNLGKPPRRLVFLHLDGSEVLLPGHGTPIRLAADGAEGRQLGFITTSARHHELGPIALALIKRNVPVDAELMAGDTAAAQEAVVEV; translated from the coding sequence AGAGCCCCTTGCTGTTCCTGCCCGGAGCCGTCGCCGCAGAAGGATCGGACGAAGAGGTCGCCGCCCACTACGGCGACCTGTTCCGAGAACAGCGCGCGCTCGCGGACGGCACCGGACTCGTCGACCTCTCCCACCGCGGGATCGTCGCGATCACCGGCGACGACCGGCTGGCCTGGCTGCACCTGCTGCTCACCCAGCACGTCAGCGAGCTGGCCCCGGGTGAGGCGACCGAGGCGCTGGTCCTCTCCGCGAACGGCCACATCGAGCACGCCCTGTACCTGGTGGACGACGGTACGACCACCTGGACGCACGTCGAACCGGGCACGCGCGAGGCGCTCGTCGCGTACCTGGAGTCGATGAAGTTCTTCTACCGGGTCGAGGTCGTGGACCGTACCGACGACATCGCTCTCGTCCACCTGCCGGCCGGTTCCATCGCCGAGGTGCCGGACGGGACCCCCGTACGGGAGACGGCGTACGGCCGGGACCTGTTCCTGCCCCGCGCCGACCTGGAGGCCTACGCCGCCGCGCACGGGCCGCTGGCCGGGATCCTCGCGTACGAGGCCCTGCGCGTCGAGAACCACCGGCCGCGCCTCGGCTTCGAGACCGACCACCGGACGATCCCGCACGAGCTGGGGTGGATCGGCAGCGCCGTACACCTCCAGAAGGGCTGCTACCGGGGCCAGGAGACCGTCGCGCGCGTCCAGAACCTGGGGAAGCCGCCGCGGCGGCTCGTCTTCCTGCACCTGGACGGCAGCGAGGTCCTGCTGCCGGGGCACGGCACCCCGATCAGGCTCGCGGCGGACGGCGCGGAGGGGCGGCAGCTGGGCTTCATCACCACGTCGGCGCGCCACCACGAGCTGGGGCCGATCGCGCTGGCCCTGATCAAGCGGAACGTGCCGGTGGACGCGGAGCTGATGGCGGGGGACACGGCGGCGGCGCAGGAAGCGGTCGTGGAGGTCTGA
- a CDS encoding SDR family NAD(P)-dependent oxidoreductase: MTEPARITTPFDAESTAAEVIAGTDLTGRRAIVTGASSGIGVETARALAGAGAEVTLAVRDVTAGERAAGDIASTTGNKHLAVVPLDLADQGSVAAFVAAWHGPLDILVNNAGVMMTPEWRTPEGWETQFATNHLGHFALATGLYPALAAGDRARVVALSSRGHVRAGVDFDDIHFRTRPYDPVVAYAQSKSAVVLFAVEANRRWAGDGITVNAVHPGPILSNLTRHMSKEDLDAAVAVEGAFKTPQQGAATAVLVATSPLVEGVGGRYFEDCEEAVRYVPGTPPGGVADHARDPEAAARLWQVSLEMIESSRASRAARPA; encoded by the coding sequence ATGACCGAGCCCGCACGCATCACCACCCCGTTCGACGCGGAGTCCACGGCGGCGGAGGTGATCGCCGGCACCGACCTCACCGGCCGGCGCGCGATCGTGACCGGCGCGTCCTCCGGCATCGGCGTCGAGACGGCGCGCGCCCTGGCCGGGGCGGGCGCCGAGGTGACCCTGGCGGTACGGGACGTCACGGCCGGTGAGCGGGCCGCCGGGGACATCGCGTCGACCACCGGGAACAAGCACCTCGCCGTCGTCCCGCTCGACCTCGCCGACCAGGGCTCGGTGGCGGCCTTCGTCGCCGCCTGGCACGGCCCGCTGGACATCCTCGTCAACAACGCGGGCGTGATGATGACACCCGAATGGCGGACGCCGGAAGGGTGGGAGACGCAGTTCGCCACCAACCACCTCGGCCACTTCGCCCTCGCCACCGGCCTGTACCCGGCGCTCGCGGCGGGGGACCGGGCGCGGGTCGTCGCGCTCAGCTCGCGCGGGCACGTACGGGCCGGGGTGGACTTCGACGACATCCACTTCCGGACCCGGCCGTACGACCCGGTGGTCGCGTACGCGCAGTCCAAGTCGGCCGTCGTCCTGTTCGCGGTCGAGGCGAACCGGCGGTGGGCCGGGGACGGCATCACCGTCAACGCCGTACATCCTGGCCCGATCCTGTCGAATCTCACCCGGCACATGAGCAAGGAGGACCTCGACGCGGCGGTGGCCGTGGAGGGTGCCTTCAAGACCCCGCAGCAGGGCGCGGCCACGGCCGTCCTGGTCGCGACCTCGCCGCTGGTCGAGGGGGTGGGGGGCCGGTACTTCGAGGACTGCGAGGAGGCGGTGCGGTACGTACCGGGGACTCCGCCCGGCGGGGTCGCGGACCACGCGCGGGACCCGGAGGCGGCGGCGCGGCTGTGGCAGGTGTCGCTGGAGATGATCGAGTCGTCGCGGGCGTCCCGGGCGGCGCGGCCGGCGTGA
- a CDS encoding HelD family protein: MTAPDPDLLRELDRERTYHQTCRTALTGMVDDAAQQVVTGENAFASGADAEVLGRHLRSRAKELRLEPDSPLFFGRLDFDGAAGDHSRQSYHIGRRRISEHPSAPPLVVDWRAPVSRAFYRASASDPQGVAVRRRFGWAPWSKGEPEDLTSLEDEQLAMPETGGSAVPTSAILTGEIERPRVGPMRDIAATIQPEQDELVRSELGRSVCVQGAPGTGKTAVGLHRAAYLLYTYPQRIQRAGLLILGPNRTFLAYISEVLPALGEIGVRQSTVRDEIARHPVRTEDSEAAAAVKHDARMAEVLRRALYGRVSAPAEPLTVPDGSYQWRLEVEELAGIVDTVRAEAPPYATGRERVRSRAVRALQLQAERRAGPRSAQWARKVSTSRGVTAYLDRVWPKATPEEVLAALLADPEAPDGPCDGILGAAERRALHRPRRGVPSARTAKALPWSAADLVLLDELAGLIERPEGYGHVVIDEAQDLSPMECRAIARRAEFGSLTVLGDLAQGTTPWAARSWPRLLAHLGRPEAAVVPLTVGFRVPGAVVELANRLLGALEVDVPPSRSLRSDGELTIRQVGELVPAVVRTVRTALAHEGSVGVIADGPEADRLRTALTAAGIATATADELGTTAARVTVLPASAAKGLEYDHVVLVEPAAIAGAEARGLHRLYVALTRAVSRLDIVHHRPLPGELGRPGGR; the protein is encoded by the coding sequence ATGACCGCCCCGGACCCCGACCTCCTCCGCGAACTCGACCGCGAACGGACCTACCACCAGACCTGCCGCACCGCCCTGACCGGCATGGTCGACGACGCGGCCCAGCAGGTCGTCACCGGCGAGAACGCCTTCGCCTCCGGCGCCGACGCCGAGGTGCTCGGGCGCCATCTCCGCAGCCGCGCCAAGGAGTTGCGCCTCGAACCCGACAGCCCGCTCTTCTTCGGGCGCCTCGACTTCGACGGTGCGGCCGGTGACCACAGCCGGCAGAGCTACCACATCGGCCGCCGCCGGATCAGCGAACACCCCTCCGCCCCACCCCTGGTGGTCGATTGGCGCGCCCCCGTCTCGCGCGCCTTCTACCGCGCGAGCGCGAGCGACCCGCAGGGTGTCGCCGTCCGGCGGCGGTTCGGCTGGGCGCCGTGGAGCAAGGGGGAGCCGGAGGACCTGACCAGCCTGGAGGACGAGCAGCTGGCGATGCCGGAGACCGGGGGCAGCGCGGTCCCCACAAGCGCGATCCTCACCGGCGAGATCGAGCGCCCGCGCGTCGGCCCCATGCGCGACATCGCCGCCACGATCCAGCCCGAACAGGACGAGCTCGTACGGTCCGAACTCGGCCGCTCCGTCTGCGTCCAGGGCGCCCCCGGCACCGGAAAGACCGCCGTGGGCCTGCACCGGGCCGCGTACCTGCTCTACACCTACCCGCAGCGGATCCAGCGCGCCGGACTGCTGATCCTCGGCCCCAACCGCACGTTCCTCGCGTACATCTCCGAAGTGCTGCCCGCCCTGGGCGAGATCGGCGTCCGGCAGTCGACCGTCCGCGACGAGATCGCGCGCCACCCGGTGCGTACGGAGGACTCCGAGGCGGCGGCCGCCGTCAAGCACGACGCCCGCATGGCGGAGGTGCTGCGCCGGGCGCTGTACGGGAGGGTGTCGGCGCCCGCCGAACCGCTCACCGTCCCGGACGGCTCGTACCAATGGCGGCTCGAGGTCGAGGAGTTGGCGGGGATCGTCGACACGGTACGGGCCGAGGCCCCGCCGTACGCCACCGGCCGGGAACGGGTCCGCAGCCGGGCCGTCCGGGCGCTCCAGCTCCAGGCGGAACGCCGGGCGGGGCCACGGTCCGCGCAGTGGGCGCGGAAGGTGAGCACGTCGCGGGGCGTCACGGCGTATCTGGACCGGGTCTGGCCGAAGGCGACCCCCGAGGAGGTGCTCGCGGCGCTGCTCGCGGACCCGGAGGCGCCGGACGGTCCGTGCGACGGCATCCTCGGCGCGGCCGAACGCCGGGCCCTCCACCGCCCCCGCCGGGGCGTGCCGTCCGCGCGGACGGCCAAGGCCTTGCCCTGGTCGGCGGCCGACCTCGTCCTGCTGGACGAACTCGCGGGCCTGATCGAGCGTCCCGAGGGATACGGCCACGTGGTCATCGACGAGGCGCAGGACCTGTCCCCGATGGAGTGCCGCGCGATCGCGCGCCGCGCGGAGTTCGGTTCGCTGACGGTGCTGGGCGACCTGGCGCAGGGCACGACGCCGTGGGCGGCGCGTTCGTGGCCCCGACTCCTCGCGCATCTGGGCCGGCCGGAGGCGGCCGTGGTCCCGCTGACCGTCGGTTTCCGGGTGCCGGGGGCGGTGGTGGAGCTGGCCAACCGGCTGCTGGGGGCGCTGGAGGTCGACGTACCGCCGTCACGATCGCTGCGTTCGGATGGCGAGTTGACGATCCGTCAGGTAGGGGAGCTGGTCCCTGCTGTGGTCCGTACGGTGCGTACCGCGCTCGCCCACGAAGGGTCGGTGGGCGTCATCGCGGACGGCCCGGAGGCGGACCGGCTCCGTACCGCCCTCACGGCGGCCGGCATCGCCACGGCGACGGCCGACGAACTCGGCACCACGGCGGCCCGGGTGACCGTGCTCCCCGCGAGCGCGGCGAAGGGCCTGGAGTACGACCACGTCGTCCTGGTCGAACCGGCCGCGATCGCCGGGGCGGAGGCGCGGGGGCTGCACCGCCTGTACGTGGCGCTGACGCGGGCGGTGTCGCGCCTGGACATCGTCCACCACCGGCCGCTGCCGGGAGAGTTGGGTCGGCCGGGCGGACGCTGA
- a CDS encoding TetR/AcrR family transcriptional regulator — MHRHDQDLGLRERKKARQYQVISDTAITLFLAHGFDRVSVAQIAAAADVSKPTLFRYFPTKEDLALHRFADHEDEPARVVTGRAGGTSPLQALRRHLLDGLDRRDPVTGLSDHPEVLAFHRLLYGTPSLVARMYGYQQRSEAALAAALGGGIGGALSAGQIVAVLRVLALENWRRVAAGESADDVYPDAVAAAELAFGRLRTGLPDSPSDSPPDRASDTQ, encoded by the coding sequence ATGCACCGCCACGACCAAGACCTCGGCCTGCGCGAACGCAAGAAGGCGCGGCAGTACCAGGTCATCTCCGACACCGCCATCACGCTGTTCCTCGCGCACGGCTTCGACCGCGTCTCCGTCGCCCAGATCGCCGCCGCCGCCGACGTCTCCAAGCCCACCCTCTTCCGTTACTTCCCCACCAAGGAAGACCTCGCCCTCCACCGCTTCGCCGACCACGAGGACGAGCCCGCCCGCGTCGTGACAGGCCGGGCCGGCGGCACAAGCCCGCTCCAGGCGCTCCGGCGGCACCTCCTCGACGGGCTCGATCGCCGCGACCCCGTCACGGGGCTCAGTGACCACCCGGAGGTGCTCGCCTTCCACCGTCTGCTGTACGGGACGCCGAGCCTCGTCGCCCGGATGTACGGGTACCAGCAGCGCAGCGAGGCCGCGCTGGCCGCCGCGCTCGGCGGCGGGATCGGGGGGGCGCTCAGCGCGGGGCAGATCGTCGCCGTCCTCCGCGTCCTCGCGCTGGAGAACTGGCGCCGCGTCGCGGCGGGCGAGAGTGCCGACGACGTCTACCCGGACGCGGTCGCGGCGGCGGAACTGGCGTTCGGGCGGCTGCGCACCGGGTTGCCGGACAGCCCGTCCGACAGCCCGCCGGACAGGGCGAGCGATACTCAGTAA
- a CDS encoding AAA family ATPase: protein MIVWLNGTFGAGKTTTAKELTGLLPQARVFDPEEVGYMLRHVLNSVPHTNFQEWTPWRGLVVETAAQVLGYVGGVLVVPQTVLTAAYWTEIRTGLAAKGIPVHHFVLHTDRDTLTTRIRTDTAPESLSAVRWRLDHLTPYEEALPWLRREATVLDTTHVPPAAVARTIADAVRANTARPTAV, encoded by the coding sequence ATGATTGTCTGGCTGAACGGGACCTTCGGGGCGGGCAAGACGACCACGGCGAAGGAGCTGACCGGGCTCCTCCCGCAGGCGCGGGTCTTCGACCCCGAAGAGGTCGGGTACATGCTGCGGCACGTCCTGAACTCCGTGCCCCACACCAACTTCCAGGAGTGGACGCCCTGGCGCGGCCTGGTCGTGGAGACCGCCGCTCAGGTGCTCGGCTACGTCGGCGGCGTGCTCGTCGTGCCGCAGACCGTCCTCACGGCGGCGTACTGGACCGAGATCCGCACCGGGCTGGCGGCCAAGGGCATCCCCGTCCACCACTTCGTCCTGCACACCGACCGGGACACCCTCACCACCCGCATCCGCACGGACACCGCGCCCGAGAGCCTGTCGGCCGTACGGTGGCGGCTCGACCACCTCACGCCGTACGAGGAAGCGCTGCCCTGGCTGCGCCGCGAGGCCACGGTCCTCGACACGACCCACGTCCCGCCGGCCGCCGTCGCGCGGACGATCGCGGACGCCGTACGGGCGAACACCGCGCGGCCGACGGCGGTTTGA
- a CDS encoding RsiG family protein: MGPGVGPGMGPGTGPVAGPVRGAVQTGGHPGGHSGGRPPVQRAGGEGVLPAPRPYDFTVLRLPELRALRRDSQRDEADLSYLRRLLQGRIDILRAELARRTAPETPVVDRVPGTSVVDRLSEILADAPSRHRSSARHVTLSTPRSEEYRLLAAETLAEVELSDLEARTDDELHSAMGRLVRNEQQISRRRHQLQRTADDCIGEIARRYRDGEAQVDDLLT, translated from the coding sequence ATGGGTCCGGGCGTGGGTCCAGGTATGGGGCCGGGGACGGGTCCTGTCGCGGGCCCGGTCAGGGGCGCGGTGCAGACCGGTGGTCACCCCGGCGGGCACTCGGGAGGGCGGCCCCCGGTCCAGCGGGCCGGCGGCGAGGGCGTCCTGCCCGCCCCCCGGCCGTACGACTTCACTGTGCTGCGCCTGCCCGAGCTGCGCGCGCTGCGCCGCGACTCGCAGCGCGACGAGGCCGACCTCAGCTACCTGCGGCGGCTGCTCCAGGGGCGCATCGACATCCTGCGGGCCGAGCTGGCGCGCCGTACCGCGCCCGAGACACCCGTCGTGGACCGCGTCCCCGGGACGTCCGTGGTGGACAGGCTCTCCGAGATCCTCGCCGACGCGCCCTCCCGGCACCGCTCGTCCGCCCGGCATGTGACGCTTTCCACTCCGCGCAGCGAGGAGTACCGGCTGCTGGCGGCGGAGACGCTCGCCGAGGTCGAGCTGTCGGACCTGGAGGCCCGTACGGACGACGAACTGCACAGCGCGATGGGGCGGCTGGTCCGCAACGAGCAGCAGATCTCGCGCCGCCGTCACCAGCTCCAGCGCACGGCGGACGACTGCATCGGGGAGATCGCACGCAGGTACCGTGACGGGGAAGCACAAGTGGACGACCTGCTGACGTAA
- a CDS encoding asparaginase — MTSHTPAVPPATAPGGTSVVFPAVSPGGAPAVSPGAPREVPPVLAEVVRSGFTEGHHRGTLVLLAADGSVEFALGDPGVPVFPRSSNKPMQAAAVLRAGLDLAGERLALAAASHSGEWFHLDLVRTMLAEHGLTVTDLRTPPDLPLDQVEAETFLAAGGVRDRVVMNCSGKHAAMLAACALNGWPTDTYLDRDHPLQRLVHTVVEDVSGERVAATGTDGCGAPLMAISLTGLARSFRHFVLAAPGSAERRVADAMRAHPEYVAGTRRSDTWLMRGVPGALSKMGAEAVQAVALPDGRALAFKIDDGGIRALGPVLARALELLGVTAEVRERIGRAPLLGGGVEVGSVRAAF; from the coding sequence ATGACGTCTCACACCCCCGCCGTACCCCCGGCAACAGCACCGGGCGGCACCTCTGTCGTATTCCCGGCCGTGTCGCCGGGCGGCGCCCCCGCCGTATCCCCGGGCGCCCCGCGCGAGGTGCCGCCGGTCCTCGCCGAGGTCGTACGGTCCGGATTCACCGAGGGGCACCACCGCGGGACGCTGGTGCTGCTCGCGGCGGACGGCAGTGTGGAGTTCGCGCTCGGTGACCCCGGCGTCCCGGTCTTCCCGCGCTCCAGCAACAAGCCGATGCAGGCCGCCGCCGTGCTGCGGGCGGGGCTGGACCTGGCGGGGGAGCGGCTGGCGCTGGCCGCCGCGAGTCATTCGGGCGAGTGGTTCCACCTCGATCTCGTACGGACGATGCTCGCCGAGCACGGACTGACCGTCACCGATCTGCGGACGCCGCCGGACCTGCCGCTGGACCAGGTGGAAGCAGAAACGTTTCTCGCCGCCGGTGGGGTGCGGGACCGGGTGGTCATGAACTGCTCGGGCAAACACGCGGCGATGCTGGCCGCCTGCGCCCTGAACGGCTGGCCGACCGACACGTACCTGGACCGGGACCATCCGCTCCAGCGGCTCGTCCACACGGTGGTCGAGGACGTCTCGGGCGAACGGGTCGCGGCGACCGGTACGGACGGCTGTGGCGCCCCCCTGATGGCGATAAGCCTCACCGGCCTCGCCCGCTCCTTCCGCCACTTCGTGCTCGCCGCCCCGGGTTCGGCGGAGCGGCGGGTGGCGGACGCGATGCGGGCGCACCCGGAGTACGTGGCGGGCACCCGCCGGTCCGACACCTGGCTGATGCGGGGGGTGCCGGGGGCGCTGTCGAAGATGGGCGCGGAGGCGGTCCAGGCGGTGGCGCTGCCGGACGGCCGCGCGCTGGCCTTCAAGATCGACGACGGCGGGATCCGGGCGCTGGGGCCGGTCCTGGCGCGGGCGCTGGAGCTGCTGGGGGTGACGGCGGAGGTACGGGAACGGATCGGGCGGGCGCCGCTGCTGGGCGGGGGCGTGGAGGTGGGGTCGGTGCGGGCGGCGTTCTGA